The following coding sequences are from one Candidatus Wallbacteria bacterium window:
- a CDS encoding NYN domain-containing protein encodes MGKKVAIIVDWDNFRKSLSFHARKARRDFFDYNDSKKLLGFFRNFLDADEELYRIFVYTAQLMPLPDLKKVLDELEGRKKFSQKSRKAFKEGDYQKYYERITAFNESMAAEEFFALRLGSIKIVGLDEDGSLDMVQKGVDMLLGLDIAHLAYLKLIDRIMVFSFDTDIKPALKCARIYGIQVILPSIEGSSFQPSQILKKHADILRVKKFGGLIGKNSLELD; translated from the coding sequence ATGGGAAAAAAAGTAGCGATCATAGTTGACTGGGACAATTTCCGCAAAAGCTTGTCCTTCCATGCCAGAAAAGCGAGGAGGGATTTTTTTGATTACAATGATTCGAAAAAATTGCTTGGATTCTTCAGAAATTTTCTGGATGCTGATGAAGAACTCTACAGGATTTTCGTCTATACCGCGCAGCTGATGCCGCTCCCTGACCTGAAGAAAGTGCTGGACGAACTTGAGGGGAGGAAAAAATTCTCCCAGAAATCAAGGAAGGCATTCAAGGAAGGGGATTACCAGAAATATTACGAGAGAATCACCGCGTTCAACGAGAGCATGGCTGCAGAAGAATTTTTCGCCCTCCGGCTTGGAAGCATCAAGATTGTAGGTCTGGACGAAGACGGATCGCTGGACATGGTCCAGAAAGGCGTGGACATGCTGCTCGGCCTGGATATTGCGCATCTTGCTTACCTCAAGCTGATCGACAGGATCATGGTTTTCTCATTCGACACAGACATCAAGCCTGCGCTGAAATGCGCGAGAATCTATGGGATTCAGGTGATCCTTCCCAGTATCGAGGGGTCTTCATTCCAGCCTTCCCAGATTCTGAAAAAACATGCAGACATTCTGCGGGTGAAGAAGTTCGGCGGTCTGATCGGGAAAAATTCTCTGGAACTGGACTGA
- a CDS encoding NAD(P)H-hydrate dehydratase — MSIKNRKDTMFELVSADTMREIDKTASEKFGIPSLILMENAGHELFILLKEKLPPASGRELLFLCGSGNNGGDGLACARIASHNGYPAGVIMTGNPDKLSPDCRTNLEIFEKSFPGKLFWVKSLSEEMLVTHFRQASCIFDAVFGTGFKGELPDCVRKLNRLAASTHSLKIAVDVPSGICATSGNAAEDSFCADYTLALGFAKPGLFLSPALDYAGEIYLGIIGIPKAALDDFTIDTHLLSRKDVPKLLRKRLKNSHKGDYGKLLIVAGSKGMYGAPLFSSQGALRVGTGLVTLAVPAEIETLVAAKDPEIITFALAQDSDGGISSSQELGLSRFDVLLIGPGLGTLPTTRDFIRKTCENFQGTMLIDADGVNALDPEFLSKISSGKPVVFTPHLGELSRFSHTDPAEIRKDLLKFYRDFAMNHHCHIVGKGPNPFLTTPDGRTIFTRVGNPGMAVGGMGDLMAGIIAGFIAEGGTERTLSDSALLGIYFHGFLGDLTVKSTGQAPLTPTSMLSHLNEAYLELQNRN; from the coding sequence GTGAGCATCAAGAACCGGAAGGACACCATGTTCGAACTTGTCAGCGCCGACACAATGCGCGAAATCGATAAAACAGCCTCCGAGAAATTCGGAATTCCTTCGCTGATCCTAATGGAAAATGCGGGCCACGAGCTTTTCATTCTTTTAAAGGAAAAACTGCCCCCAGCCTCAGGACGCGAGCTTCTCTTCCTCTGCGGATCCGGCAATAACGGCGGGGACGGCCTGGCTTGCGCAAGAATCGCATCGCACAACGGATATCCTGCCGGGGTGATCATGACCGGAAACCCTGACAAGCTGAGCCCGGACTGCCGCACAAACCTTGAAATATTCGAGAAATCCTTTCCCGGAAAGCTTTTCTGGGTCAAAAGCCTCAGCGAAGAAATGCTCGTCACCCATTTCAGACAAGCTTCCTGCATCTTTGACGCTGTATTCGGCACCGGTTTCAAGGGTGAACTGCCTGACTGCGTCAGAAAACTGAATCGTCTCGCCGCCTCCACTCACTCCCTGAAAATTGCGGTGGACGTACCAAGCGGAATCTGTGCTACCAGCGGAAATGCGGCAGAGGACAGCTTCTGCGCTGATTACACCCTGGCTCTCGGATTCGCAAAACCAGGGCTTTTCCTTTCTCCTGCTCTTGACTATGCCGGGGAAATCTATCTCGGCATCATCGGCATCCCGAAGGCAGCATTGGACGATTTCACCATCGACACTCATCTCCTGAGCCGCAAGGATGTTCCAAAATTACTGCGCAAACGCTTGAAAAACAGCCATAAGGGTGATTACGGAAAGCTGTTAATAGTGGCGGGCTCAAAGGGCATGTATGGTGCCCCTCTTTTTTCCTCGCAAGGCGCCCTGAGGGTGGGAACCGGCCTGGTCACTCTGGCCGTTCCAGCTGAAATCGAAACACTGGTTGCAGCGAAAGACCCTGAAATAATCACATTTGCTTTAGCACAGGATTCTGACGGCGGTATTTCATCATCCCAGGAACTGGGACTTTCCAGATTCGACGTTCTGCTGATCGGCCCTGGACTGGGCACCCTGCCTACGACCAGGGATTTCATCAGGAAAACCTGCGAAAACTTCCAGGGAACTATGCTGATCGATGCTGACGGTGTGAATGCACTTGATCCGGAATTTCTCTCAAAAATCTCCTCTGGGAAACCAGTTGTTTTTACGCCCCATCTTGGAGAATTAAGCCGTTTCAGTCACACCGATCCCGCTGAAATCAGGAAAGACCTCTTGAAATTCTACCGTGATTTCGCAATGAACCATCACTGTCACATTGTCGGCAAAGGCCCCAACCCATTCCTCACCACTCCTGACGGACGGACGATTTTCACCAGGGTCGGGAATCCGGGGATGGCGGTTGGCGGGATGGGCGATCTGATGGCCGGAATCATCGCAGGCTTCATTGCTGAGGGTGGAACTGAACGGACTCTATCAGACTCGGCTCTGCTCGGTATTTATTTTCATGGATTTCTGGGGGATCTGACCGTGAAATCCACAGGACAGGCTCCGCTTACCCCTACCTCCATGCTGTCACATTTGAACGAAGCCTATCTGGAGTTGCAGAATCGGAATTGA